A single genomic interval of Calonectris borealis unplaced genomic scaffold, bCalBor7.hap1.2 HAP1_SCAFFOLD_49, whole genome shotgun sequence harbors:
- the LOC142076400 gene encoding olfactory receptor 14J1-like, translating to MSNTSSITQFLLLAFTDTRELQLLHFWLFLAIYLAALLGNGLIITTIACDHRLHTPMYFFLVNLSLLDLGSISTTVPKSMANSLWDTRAISYAGCVAQVFLFLFLITAEYYILTIMAYDRYVAICQPLHYGTLMDNRACVHMAAAAWGSGFLTGLLHTANTFSLPLCKGNAVDQFFCEIPQILKLSCSHSYLREVGLLVFSASFAFVCFVFIVLSYVQIFRAVLRIPREQGRHKTFSTCLPHLAVVSLFVSTAVFANLKPPSISSPSLDLVVAVLYSVVPPEVNPLIYSMRNQELKGALRKLFEHTLFQQQ from the coding sequence atgtccaacaccagctccatcacccagttcctcctcctggccttcacagacacgcgggagctgcagctcttgcacttctggctcttcctggccatctacctggctgccctgctgggcaacggcctcatcatcaccaccatagcctgcgaccaccgcctccacacccccatgtacttcttcctcgtcaacctctccctcctcgacctgggctccatctccaccactgttcccaaatccatggccaattccctctgggacaccagggctaTCTCCTACGCGGGGTGTGTTGCACAggtgtttctctttctgttcttgatcacagcagagtattacattctcaccatcatggcctatgaccgctatgttgccatctgccaacccctgcactacgggaccctgaTGGACaacagagcttgtgtccacatggcagcagctgcctggggcagtgggtttctcacgggtctgctgcacactgccaatacattttcactgccactctgcaagggtaatgctgtggaccagttcttctgtgaaatcccccagatcctcaagctctcctgctcacactcctacctcagggaagttgggcttcttgtgttCAGTGcctcttttgcttttgtgtgttttgttttcatcgtgctgtcctatgtgcagatcttcagggctgtgctgaggattcccCGCGAACAGGGACGGCACAaaaccttttccacgtgcctccctcacctggccgtggtctccctgtttgtcagcactgctgtgtttgccaacttgaagcccccctccatctcctccccatccctggacctggtggtggctgtgctgtactcagtggtgcctccagaagtgaaccccctcatctacagcatgaggaaccaagAGCTCAAGGGTGCCCTGAGGAAACTATTTGAACACACACTATTCCAGCAACAATAA